The DNA region CCGTTGAAGGTCACGTCGTCGGCGGTAATCTCGATGCAGGGCTTCGAGATGGCCGTGTTGCCGCCGTTCTCGATTTCGCTCGACAGGATGTAGGTGCCCGGCCGGTCGATGGTCCCGCAGGAGTCGATGGTCCGCTGTGTCGCGTCGGTCGAACTCGGTGCGTCGGTCGAACTCGCGCCGGGTAGCGTCGCGCCCGCGAGGGCGACGCTTGCGCCCGCGGCGACGACGAGCGCGGCGATGAGGACGCCGAACCGGCGAACATCTCGGGAAGTCACGCTCGCGCCAACGAGAGACGAGTAATTATAGCCACCGTGCGGTTCGACCACTACCGCCCGCGAACGAAACGGTAAGCCGAGACTAACCGGCGGAAAATCCGCCGCAAGCGTCTCCTCCGGGCGAATCCCGGTTGTTCGCGTGTGTCGTCGCTTCGCCCTCGCCGAAATCAGTCGAGGTCGGTCACATTCGGTCTGGCCGCAGTTCTCACCGCCCGTCGGTTCGGCATTCCTCGCAGATGGCTACCTCCGCTGAAATCTGCCCTTCGCCGGAATCGACCGGTAGAACCGTTATTGGAACGTACTCCCGGCAGTACGCACAGCGCTCAATGGCCGTGATGTGCGTGTCCATACGGCTTTCCTCAAACCCCCACTACTCAAATGTTACCCTGGCTGTCAATCGATAGAAATAAATCTTGTGGCCATCTGTCGGAAAACCAACGACGGAATTTACGGGAACGCAAGCCGTTTGTTTGTCGCTCTCGTACCGCCGTTCAGTGACCGACGCAGACGACGAGACGGACGAACTCGATTTTGACGACGACGCGCCGAGCGAGAACCGGGGGACAGACGCGGCCGAAGACGGGGAGGTCGGGAACGACGACGATAATCAGACCGAGGCGGAAACCGAACCGGTGGACGTGGAGTCGTTCCACGACGCTGTCGAACAGTTCGGCCGCCCGGTCGTCACCGCCGAGGAGGTCGCTCGCGCGCTTGACCGCTCGCAGGCCGAGACCGACGACGCGCTGGCGGGACTCGCAGAAGGCGAGGGCGTCGAACGCCTCGACGTGTCCAACGACCCCGTGGTCTGGTACCCAACCGACTGGGGGAACCTCGCCGACCGCGAGCGCGTCATCGTCTTCCCGAAGCGCCGCGAACTGGTCGTGGACCAACCGACCCAGTTCACGCGGGCGCAACTCTCGCAGTTTGCCCACCTCGTGGATACGACGCGCGACGGCGGTTACATCTACGAGATTCGCCAAGAGGACGTGTGGGCCGCGCCGTTCGACGACTTCGAGGACCTTCGTGGCACTCTCCGGGACGTGCTTCCCGAGCGGTCGCCCCACCTCGAAGAGTGGATGGAGAGCCAATGGAAGCGCGCCCGCCAGTTCGTTCTCCGGACCGACGACGAAGACGGCTATGTCGTCCTCGAAGCGGCGAGCGAGGACCTGATGGGCAACGTCGCCCGCCAGAAGCTGGACGCGGGCCAGTTGCGCGCGCCGCTCTCGGACACCGAAAGCTGGGTCGCCGAGGAGTCGGTCGCCGAGGTCAAGCGCATCCTCTACGAGGCCGGGTATCCGGTCCGCGACGAGCGCGACCTCGAAACCGGCGAGGAGTTGGACGTGCAGTTGAACCTCCGACTCCGAGACTATCAGCAGGAGTGGGTGAACGAGTTCGTCCAGACCAAATCCGGCGTCCTCGTCGGCCCGCCGGGGAGTGGCAAGACGGTCGCCGGGATGGGCGCGTTGGAGACTGTCGGCGGCGAGACCCTGATTCTGGTGCCGGGCCGAGAACTCGCCAGCCAGTGGCACGACGAACTGCTCGCGCACACGACGCTCACGCCCGAGCAAATCGGCGAGTACCACGGCGGCACGAAGGACGTGCGCCCCGTCACGATTGCGACCTACCAGACCGCCGGGATGGATAGACACCGGCAACTGTTCGACCAGCGCGAGTGGGGCCTGATTATCTACGACGAATGCTTGAGTGGAGACACTATCGTAGAAACTCAGTCCGGACGTACGACGTTCGCTGAATTAGATGAGAACTTTGGGTTTGACTCGGGTTGGAACCGAGACATTGATCTCTCAGTTCGAACATACCTACCGGAAGATGGAAACTACACTTGGACAGACGTACAGGGCGTATACAAGACCGAATCAGCGGTTCAGCGTATAGAAACAAATACTGGTCGTAGACTAGAAGCAACTCCAAATCACACGCATCTTGTCTTCGACCCCCAAACGGGGAAAGTTGAAGAACAAAAACACATTGAGCAAGGGGATTTCCTCGTTCAGCCTCATAAACAGACCGAAACTCCGAGTTCGACTTCAGAGGCGGCTGATTTGACGAAACAGGAAGCACGTGCCGAGTTGATGGGTTGGTTCATCGGTGATGGCCATTTAAACCAGTATGGAGATGTGAAATTCTCGTTTGCCCGGCGAGCCGAGAGACAGGTGGAGATTCTTCAGGACCTCTGTGAATGTCTCGATACGGAGTATTCCGTTTTCGACAACTCTCGGGGTGATCTGACCCTTTGGGCACCGAAACTACAAACTGAACTAAACTGGACTGGAGCAAGCGGCGATAAAGCAAGCTCAGTTACAGCACCGAAGGAGTGCTACTGCTGGTCGAAAGCTAAAATCGGTGCTCTTCTTCGAGGTCTCTTCGACGCCGAGGGGTCCGTCGATAAGAAAGGTCGTATCCAGTTCAATTCCGTGTCTGAGCAACTAGCGACGGACGTAACACTCCTTCTCCAGAAGCTTGGAATCCTCTCTCGAACGTTCGAAATTGACCGCAGCGACGAGGCGCACAACGACATCTACCGAGTGACGATTCCCTCGTACTATGGAGGCCATTTTGAGGAGCAGGTTGGCTTCCAATTACAGCATAAGGCCGAACGAATCTGTGGGGGAGAATCACCGGCTACTGGGCTTCCAGTTGGCCCATATCTCCAGCAATTGAAAGAGGATATAAATCTGACCAACGAGGAGATTGCGGAGATGTGTGACGTAGCAAGAGTCACTATCTCTGACGTGATAAACGGGAAATACCGGCTCGGTCAACAACATCTCCATACTTTAGCCAAGTCGCTTCAACGGTATGCAGACGAAGACAGAGGTACTCCGCAAGAAATCCGGGAGCGTTATAATATCACGTACTCGGAGATCGCAGAAGTAGCGGACTCACCGCAAACGACGGTGTACAAACGATTTCAGCGCGAGGAGAAGGCGACGGTTCAAACGACGGTGGATATCGCCAAACGACGACGAAAAGCTGCTCGAAAGCACGCCGACCGTCTCGAAAAGCTGGACGGACTTATGTTCTTAGAAGTCACCGATGTCGAAAGTATCGGTACTAAAACCGTTTACGACTTTGAGACAGAAGCTCACACATTCCTTGCCGATGGCTTCTTGACTCACAACTGCCACCACATTCCGAGTCGGGTTTTCCGAAGGTCGGCAGACCTTCAGAGCAAGCACCGCCTTGGGCTTAGTGCTACTCCTGTCAGAGAGTCTGACGATGAAGAAGAAATCTTCACCCTCATCGGGCCGCCCATCGGTACCGACTGGGACGCGCTGTTCGACGCCGGATACGTCCAAGAACCGGAGGTACAGATTCGATATGTCCCGTGGGACGACGAGACTTACCGCCACGAGTACGGGAGCGCCGAGGGCCACGAGAAGCGCCAGATAGCCGCGAGCAACCCCGCGAAGGTGGCCGAGATTCGCCACCTGCGGGCCGAACACCCCCACGCGAAGACCCTCGTCTTCGTGGAGTATCTCGACCAAGGCGAGGAGTTGGCCGAGGCGCTGAACGTCCCCTTCATCTCGGGGGAGATGCGCCACGCGCGCCGCGAGCAGTTGCTCCAGCAGTTCAAGTCGGGCGAGCGCGATGCCTTGATAGTCTCGCGCGTCGGCGACGAGGGTATCGACCTGCCCGACGCCGAGTTGGCCATCGTCGCGTCCGGTCTCGGCGGGTCCCGGCGACAGGGCGCACAGCGGGCAGGCCGGACGATGCGCCCGACCGGGAACTCCCGGATGTACGTCCTCGCCACGCGGGGGACGACCGAGGAGGACTTCGCGCGTCGCCGGATGCAACACCTCTCGGCGAAGGGCGTCCGCGTCACCGAGCAGGGCGCGGACGCCGTCGAGGACCGACGACCGTAGCCCGCGCCGTAATCCGGATTACCGACGCGAAACGGCCGAAAAACGAGGTGGGTCGCGGTCGAAGCGCCGCCATGCGCCGTGCGCTCGTCATCGTTGCCCTCTCGCTCCTGATTCTGCTCGCACCGCTCGCGTCTGCGGCGACTGTCTCGACTAGCGCCGACGCTGACCAGTCCGACCTCGCCATTATCGACTCCTGCACGACCATCGACGAACCGGGCCGCTACGCGCTCACCGGCAACATCCGCAACGCCTCGGCCGGGCAGTGTCTCAGGATTCGGGCGAGCGACGTGGAACTGGCCGGTCGCGGCCATATCGTGGACGGCCGCGGAGCCTTCGGCACGGCAGGGGTGACCGTCGGCGCGTGGGGCCGGGGCGTCTCGAACGTCACGGTCCGAAACCTGACCGTCAGCGACTGGGACGACGCGGTGCGCCTGACCGAGACCGACCGGGGCGTCCTCGCGGACGTAACCGCGACGCAGAGTCGGGTCGGGGTGAGACTCCTACGCGCGAGCGAGCACCGACTCATCGACCTGCGTGCGAGCGACAACGCGGTCCACGGCGTCTCGCTGTTGGACGATAGCGATGGGAACCGAGTGCGGAACGTTACGGCCGCAGGAAACGCGCTATTCGGGGTCCACCTCGGGACCGACTCCTCGGGGAACCGCGTCGAGAACGCGACCGCGCGGGGCAACGAGTACGGCGTTGTCGCGGTCGGCGCGGACGGAAATCGAATCGTCGGCGGGAGCGCGACCGGAAACCGAATCGCGGGGGTCTGGCTCTCGGCCGCCGAGGACACCCGCGTCGCGGACCTCCGACTCACGAACCGATTCTACGGCGTCTTTCTTGCCGACGGCGCGGCGAACAACACCCTCCGGGGGAACCGCGCCGTGGACAGCGCGGTCGGGTTCCGTCTCCGGAACAGCGACCGGAACCGCCTCCGAGGCAACACCGTGGCGGGGAACCGCGACGGCGTCCTGCTCATCGAGAGCGACCGGAACACCGTCGTCGGGAACCGAATCGCGGACAATCGCCGGGGCGTCTCGCTTCTGGCCTCCGACGACAACCGCCTCCGGGGGAACGACCTTCGTGGGAACGGCCGGGCATTCGTGGTCGCTCGGGGAAGCCAGAACAACAGCGTTCCGGGGTGAGAGTGGGGTTTTCGACGGACACACGAAAATTCGGGATTCTCCCCGGCGCGCGCTGGCGCGTCGCCGACGGCGACGCGCCAACCGCGCGAGGGACGAGTAGCGCAGCGTAGCGAGCAACGCAGGCGGTTGGGGAGGCGTGAGGTCCGCGGTCGCGGTGCGGAGCGGTGCTGTTTGATTGGCGTCGGCAGTAGCTAGCGCCTCTCTTCACTTTTGGTCCAAGTCGGCGTTACCCACCTCCAATCTCGTCTCGGCAAAACCAAACGTAATTTCCCCGACACTCGACGTTTAAGTCATGCGCCATTCTATCACGCCTCATGCCCGAAGACCTGTTCGAGACGACGTTCCGCGTCGGCGAAGTCCTCGACGCCGAGGCGTTCCCCGAGACGAACAAGCCCGAGATGGCCAAGTTGAAAATCGACCTCGGCGACGAGGAGGTCCAATCCGTCGCACAGACCGGATACAACTACGACCCCGCGGACCTCGTGGGTCGGCAGGTCCTCTGCGCGACGAATCTCGGGTCCGTCCGAATCGCGGGGTACAAATCGGAAGTTCTCACGGTCGGCGTCCCCGACGAGGAGGGCCATCCCGTCCTCGTCGGTCCTGACGAGGACGTGCCGCTCGGCGGCGAGTTGTACTGATACCTATCTCCCGTGGGCGTGCCGTTTCACTTTCCTCGCCCAGTCGGGCCACTCGCGGCGTTGCTCTACGTCCAACTCGGGGTCGCCCGACATCGCCTTGATGGCCTTGGCGTCGGCCTCGTTCCAGACCGTGCCGTCCTCGTGGAACAGACCGTTGATGATGCCGCGCTTGCGCATGTACCGGACGTACGCCGGTTTCACCATCAGCGACCAGAAGAAGTTGCCGACGCCGTGCTGGTGGATGGTCGGCGCGATGGAGGCGTAGTCGGGTTGCCACTGTTCGACCGTCTCGTTGCTTCCCCACCCGAAGTTGGCGATGCGCTGCCACTCGGACAGATACACCGGCATGTCGAGGTCTTCCGAGAGCCTGTTCGCCTGCGGGAGCAGGTCGTGGTACACGTCGGCGTCGCTCGGGAAGTTGTAGTGGAACTGCAACACGTCTGACCCCCAGTCCACGTAGTCGGCGTTGTTGGCGAGACTGGTCGAACCGACCGTCAGCGGGACCGACCCGCGGTTCTTCGCCATCGTCTCGAACATCCCCTCGGAGAAGTTCTTCATCGTGGGGAGCCACCCCGGTTCGTTCATCACCTCGATGGCCAGCAGGCGGTCGTCGTCCCTCCACCGGTCCATGAACCACCGGACGTACTCTCGGGGTTCGTCCCACGCCGACTCGCGCTGGACGACCTCGCTTGACGGCGATTGGGTTGGCGGCGCGGTCAGCGGGTCGGTCGCGTGGAGGTTCTTCTCGGTCGGTTCCTTCCCGACGCTCTCGAACAGCCCGAACAGCACCTCTATCCCGCGGTCGTCGGCCGCCGACAGGAAGTGGTCGATGGACCGTTCCAGTTTGTCGGCGTCCTCGACCCACTGCTCGAAGTTGACCCACGTCCGGATGGCGTTGATATTCACTCGCTCGGCGTAGCCCAGATCGCGCTCGATGACGCTCTCGTCGTAGTCGTGCCACATCTGGAACGTGTTCCACGACCGCGAGGGGACGTAGAGCGCACCGCGAACGTCCACCGGTTCGGCGGTGACCTGGGCGCGCTCCGCGGGGGCGTTCCCGGCGTTCTCAGGTCGCGGAGAGGTCGCGTCGCCGCTTTGCTGTCGCTGTGAGTCGGTCGGAGCGGTACAGCCCGCGAGACCTGCGACGCCCGCTAACGAACTGGCTCGAAGGAACCTCCGGCGATTCATTGGACCGACGGACTACATCGCCCGGTGTAAAAGTGTATCTACGTTGTGCGATACGTTCTGCCTGAGAAACGTTGTAACCCCGTATTTCCGCGCTTTCGGTGACTGACGCTATCGCGCTCCTCGGAGAACGATTTCGGCGTCGCACTCGGGACAGACGCTCCGACCGGCGTCGAACTCCGTCTCGCAGAACGAGCAGAGATGTTCGTCACGCTCGCCGGACTCGGAGTCGGCCGCCGCGGGGGTCGATTGCTCTCCCGGTTTCGCGTCGGCCGCGGCGTCCTCGGGGCGTTTCGGGTTGTCCTCGCCCGTGCGCTCGCTGTCCTCGTGGTCGGTCGTGCTTTCGTCGTTTCCCGTCTTGTCGCCGCCTCGCAGTTCGCTCGTGATGTCTTTTAGCAGGTCCATGCTATCTGGTCTTCGGAACCACGTTTGCATTGTTATGGACCGCCTTAGTCGGGCGTAAGGAGGGCCTTCGTCAGGGTCACCACCGGCTAACCGTCGCGCGCAGTGAAACGGGAGAAGGTCACGCCCGGCGGTCGAGCGCCCGCACGGTCCGGCGGGCCGCGAACAGCGCCAGCAGGGGGACCGCGCGGGCCGCGGCGACGACCGCCGCGGTGGCCGCAAGCAGGGCGAAGGGGTTCGCGGGCAGGCTCCCGAGAAGGACCGCGAGCGCGACGGCGGCCGCCGTCGCGCTCGCGGCGAAGGTCGCTATCGCCGCACCCGCGACGACCGCGTGGGTAGCGTACTCGCTCGCGGCGTCGCGGGTTCGCGTCGCTGTGGTCCGGAAGGTCGTTCTCGTCGGCAGTTTCGTGGTGTCGTTCGTGTGTCGCATCGGTTCGCGTTCGGTGAGTGTCGGTCGGAGTGCAGTTCCTCGCGTCGAACAGGCGGCCGTTCGACTCCGCGCTACGCCGAGCGGTCGGTCTCGACTGCCGAGACTGCGCGGACGCCGAACTCGTCGGCGACCGCCTCGCGGACGGCGTCGCGTTCGTCGTCCACGGCTCCCTCGATGTGGACTTGGAGGCGAACCGAGGCATCCACGCGGAGGTCGTTGAGCGTCGGCGTGACGCCCGAAACGTCGAGGACTTCGGTGCGGTCAACCGCGGTGCTGCGGTCGAGGACGGTTACGATGCCGTCCTGAAGCGTGCCGTCGCCGCCTCGCGGGACGTGAACTTCGAGGTCTGCTGTCGCGTCGATGACGAGTGCGTTCATTGTCGTGTAGTCGTGATGGATGTGGTCGTCTGCTGTGCGGTCGCGGTGAGCGTCGCGTTTCGGCCGGTGCGTTCCGGACGAGACCGACCTCGCCCGAGACGCGCGGCTACGCGCGGAGATGTCTCTCTGGGTGGGGCGCCGACGACGCAGGGACGCCGAACTACCGGGCCGATGCGTCGGAGAAAGGCGTGGCCGAACGGACCACGCTCCCGACGCACGCCGCTCGCTTCCGAGTTGGAGAGTCGAGAGGAAGCGAGCCGACCCGGCGTTTCGGTCGGCGCGACCCCCGGCCGATTGCTCGGGAGTCGCGTCCGGAACGCCTTACGCGGTCGGGGTGGTCCGTTCGAGGCGATAACTGCGCTCGCCCACGTCGCCCACCCAACCGGCGTGCTTGCGCATCGCCGGAATCGCCCCGGCGGAGCGGTCGGACGCCGGGGTTCCGGAGCGTGCGCTTTCGGCGTCGCTACCGAAAGTGCGTGCCCGGAGTGGTGGACAGACCATGGGTGAATCACCTCGCGCGCCCAGTCGTCTGGGCGGCCGAAGTAATGCTTGCTATTATCGGTTATCTATTAAAACTGACTGAACTATGTTACCACGACTCACGAAAATCGGCGTCGTCGAATCGGGAGAGCCGCCCGCTGGACCGCGAGAGGGGGAACCCGTAGCGGCCGCGCTACGGGTAGAAGTCCACTATCCGCTCGCCGGTCCGGCCGTTCTCGTTGGTGACGACCAGTTTGACCTTCCAGTGGGACCCCGAACCGAACCGTTCGTTGAAGTCCGGGCCGGTGGCGGAGGGACTGTCGAGGAAGCTATCGCTGTAGTCCCAGTTGCGGTAGTACCACTCGTAGCTCTGGATTGTCCCGCGGGGCGCGTACGAATCCCGGCCGCTGAAGGCGTGAACTTCCGCGTCGGCCGGCGGTTTCTCTATCTTTGCGACCGGCGTGACCGAGCCTTCGGGTCGCACGAGGATGTTCTTGACCGCGCTGTCGGTGTTTCCGTTGCTGTCGGTGACGACCAACTTGATACCCCACGGCGCGTCGCCGAACGCTTCGCTGGCGGTCTGGCCGGTGGCCGAGGGACTGCTGAGCCAGTCGGACGAGTACTGCCAGTTGCGGTAGTACCACTCGTAGGAGTCGATGTCCCCGCTTGAACGACTCCCATCGAACGTAACCGTCTCGCCTGTTTCGGCCGGAAGCGGGTCGATGTCGATGACTGCGGTGGGACCGGCGGCCGTCGCACCGGTCGAACCGACGACGCCGACGGCACCGGCAACGCCCATCGCTTTCAGCACGCTTCGACGATTCGCTCTTTTAATTTCCGACATGCTACAAGGCAGAATAAAACTGCTACCGGGAAATATTTTTCTGCCGAATAGAACGTGAATCTTTCTCCCGTACGGCCGTTGCCGTCGCTCCGAACCACCGCCAATACTTATGCTTGATACTCTCTAACAATCTATCGTGAGTGTTCGAACATGGCCGAAACAGCGTATCTGGCGAGCGCGCTCGTAACCGGGGCGCTCCTGCTCGCGGTCTGGGCGCTCGTCGCTCGATTGGCGGACTGGCGGCGCTACGACCCCGCGCCCGCCGAGGGCGGGCGCGGTCGCACGCGCTCGACGGACTCCGGCGACTCCGTGGGCGCGTGGGCGGCGGGGTTCTTCCTGCTGGCGCTGGTCGCCGGAGGCGGTGCGGTCCTGCTGGTCAGCGACGCGGCGTTCGCCGCGGCGATTGACTGGGTCGCGCTCGTCGTCGTCTTCGCCGCGCTCGTGGTCGGCTTCCTCCTCTGGGGGACGTACAGTTCCGCGCGTTTCCGTGGTCTCCGGAGTGCGCGGGCCGCGCTCCTGAGCGCGTGGCTGTTCGGGTCGTTGTTCGTCGCGGGCGTCGCGGCAAAACTCGTCCTCGGGGGGTGAGCGATGCCCCGGTCCGTCCTCGACGCCGACGTGCGCGTCCCCGACGGCGAGACGCCCGCTCGGTGTCCCCACTGCCAGCGCCCGTTCCGGACCGAGCGCCTGCGCGCGCTCCACGTCGGCGACTTTCACGGGCGGGACTGCACCGACGACCAGCGCGAGGCGTACGACGAGGCCCGCGAGGCCGAGCGCGAGGCCCTGTTCGTCTACCACCTGAAGGTCGTCGCCGGTCTCGTGGCGGTGTACGCGTTCTTCTTCCTTACGTATCTCGCGGTGTCGATGGTACAGGTTCCGGGGTGAGTCGCTGGCGGAACGCTTCGAGCGCACTCACAGTATCGAGTACGCGGCCGCCATCGTCAGCGCGAGCGCCGCGAGCAGGCCGACGAACATCGTGAACGCTACCGAGCGCGGTTCCCACTTGAGGTGCTGGTAGTACCACGCGACCAACAGTGCCTTCACGAACGACAGGGCGATGATTACCCAGAACGCGGTCCAGTAGGGTAGTTCGCCGGACTGCTCGACGAGAACCTGCACGGTGGCGAACGCGAACAGCACGACGTAAATCGCGGTGTAGAGTTTCGTTCGGGTCATGGGTTGATGTTCGGATTGTTGATTATTCCGTTCGTGTCACAGAATGTAGAACAGCGGGAACAGGAACAGCCACACGATGTCCACGAAGTGCCAGTAGAGACCGAAGTATTCGACCGCTTCGTCGTCGCCGTCGAGATACGCCCCGTTCCACGCGCGCACGACGAGGTACAGCGTCACTACCAGTCCGGCGATGACGTGGAGCGCGTGCAGGCCGGTCGTCAGGTAGAACGTCGAGGAGGCGACGTTCGTGCCGATTTCCCACCCCTCGGGGAACGCCTCGGTGTGGACGTGGAACAGGTGGAGCCATTCTTGGGCCTTGTTGGCGAGGAACGCGATACCGAGGACGAACGTTGTCACCAGCGACCCGACGAGTCCCAATCGACTGCCCCTCTCGGCCGCTACGAGCGCGAGGACGACGGTGAAACTGCTCGTGAGCAGGAGGTAGGTGTTGATGAGTCCCGGCAGGGGGACGTGGGCGGCCGGAATCAGGTGGTGCCAGTCGGTCCACCCTTCCGCGACGCGGATGAAGGCGTAGGAGCCGACGAACGCGCCGAACAGCACCACGTCGCTGGCGAGGAATATCCACATCCCGAGTTTCGTGTTCTCCACCGCCTCGAAGGGCCAACTCTCGCCGAACGGTCCGGTCGGCCCGTGGAACCGCTGGCGGCCCATCCGGACCAGCGCCCAGAGGCCGCCGAGCAGGCCGCTCGCGGTGAGCGCGACGTAGAACCCACCTTCGAGTCCCGCCGGGTAGCTTCCCTGCCGGAGACCCGACAGGCCCAGCAGGAGAGCGAACGACGCGACGCCGACTGCGAACGGCCAGACGCTCGCGTGGCTCTCGTCGTGGTCGGCGATTTCTAGCGCGCCGCCGCCACCGCTACTGTCACCGCCACCTCTCCCACCGTCCGCTTCGAGTTCGCGGCCGTCCGCGGCCCGGCCCGGTCGTCGGAACTCCAGCGACCCGCTGGAGAACGACGGCCTGCCGGGGAAGTTTTCGAGGGGCGGCGGCGAGGGAATCGCCCACTCGGTCGTCGTCGAGTACCGCCACGGGTTGTCTGGGGCCTCCTCGCCGGTCCAGAGGCTTCGGCTCAGGTTGTAGAACATCACGAGGAACGACGCGCCCAACAGGAATCCCCCGACGGTGGCGAGTTGGTGCCACCCGACGAACGCCTCGGGGTAGACGAAGTCACGCCGCGGCGTCTCCCAGGCCACGAACATCGGGAAGTAGAGCAGATTGAACCCGACGAAGTACAGCGCAAAGTGGACCTTCCCTAAGAACTCGTCGTACATCTTCCCCGTCATCTTCGGGTACCAGTAGTAGAGACCGCCCACCAGCGCGGTGACGCCGCCGACCATCACGTAGTGGAAGTGCGCGACGACCCAGTAGGTGCCCCGGAACTCGTAGTCGAGGACGACCGCGCCGAGGAAGACGCCCGTGATTCCCCCGAGGATGAACAGCACGAGTGCGCCGAACGAGAACAGGAACGGCGTCGTAAATCGCACCTTCCCCTTGACGAGCGTGTAGATGAGCGCGAACACCATCAGGTCGAAGGGGAGCGAGATGCCGATGGTCGTCGCCATGAACAGCGTCTTAATATGGAGGTTGATGCTCGTCAGGAACATGTGGTGCATCCAGACGAGGAAGCTCTGGAGCGCGACCAGTACCATCGCCGCGATGAACCACTTGCGCCCGACGAGGCGCTTGCCCGTGAACGTCTGGAAGCACTCGG from Halorussus pelagicus includes:
- a CDS encoding cbb3-type cytochrome c oxidase subunit I — encoded protein: MSDDADPTTDGGYADATHGTDRHHDLPDPASVKRWLVTTNHKDVGILYTVTALFFLVFGGVLALLMRLQLWTPGVSLLEPLQYNQAVSAHGLLMVFWFLSPFAFGFANYVVPLQIGAKDLAFPRLNALSYWLYLFSGVLFGVSFFQGGTFSGGWTMYAPLNLPVYTPNIGASTAVLALVMFTASVTVGSVNFLTTIHRMRAERLTLRRMPLFTWTILLTTWMMLFAFAALLAALMILSADRLLGTTYFAATGHAGSLLWAHLFWFFGHPEVYIVFFPALGVMAECFQTFTGKRLVGRKWFIAAMVLVALQSFLVWMHHMFLTSINLHIKTLFMATTIGISLPFDLMVFALIYTLVKGKVRFTTPFLFSFGALVLFILGGITGVFLGAVVLDYEFRGTYWVVAHFHYVMVGGVTALVGGLYYWYPKMTGKMYDEFLGKVHFALYFVGFNLLYFPMFVAWETPRRDFVYPEAFVGWHQLATVGGFLLGASFLVMFYNLSRSLWTGEEAPDNPWRYSTTTEWAIPSPPPLENFPGRPSFSSGSLEFRRPGRAADGRELEADGGRGGGDSSGGGGALEIADHDESHASVWPFAVGVASFALLLGLSGLRQGSYPAGLEGGFYVALTASGLLGGLWALVRMGRQRFHGPTGPFGESWPFEAVENTKLGMWIFLASDVVLFGAFVGSYAFIRVAEGWTDWHHLIPAAHVPLPGLINTYLLLTSSFTVVLALVAAERGSRLGLVGSLVTTFVLGIAFLANKAQEWLHLFHVHTEAFPEGWEIGTNVASSTFYLTTGLHALHVIAGLVVTLYLVVRAWNGAYLDGDDEAVEYFGLYWHFVDIVWLFLFPLFYIL